The following are from one region of the Vibrio hyugaensis genome:
- a CDS encoding protein disulfide oxidoreductase has translation MNTVKKRKSLKYWLSQALQLVLMVTVISVTMDWYRTKDIPKEQAPPLSAIMADGEFVDVIAKSHEEPVVVYFWATWCPACKFVSPSVSWLSDYYEVVAVSGASGPQERVQKFMQSKDYQFDNINDPKSAIMQEWSISVTPTIYVLKDGEVSSITTGVTTPMGILARIWMA, from the coding sequence GTGAACACAGTAAAAAAGCGCAAGTCGCTCAAATACTGGCTCAGTCAAGCGCTACAACTCGTCCTTATGGTGACCGTGATTTCGGTCACCATGGATTGGTATCGCACTAAAGACATCCCTAAAGAGCAAGCACCGCCTCTGAGTGCGATCATGGCCGATGGCGAATTTGTCGATGTGATTGCCAAAAGCCATGAAGAACCCGTTGTGGTGTACTTTTGGGCAACGTGGTGTCCGGCGTGCAAGTTTGTTAGCCCAAGCGTGAGTTGGTTGAGTGATTACTATGAAGTGGTTGCGGTATCTGGTGCGTCTGGCCCGCAAGAACGGGTGCAAAAGTTCATGCAGTCTAAAGACTACCAGTTCGATAACATCAACGATCCGAAAAGCGCCATCATGCAAGAATGGAGTATCAGCGTGACCCCGACCATCTATGTGTTAAAAGATGGAGAGGTGAGCTCAATCACCACAGGCGTTACAACGCCAATGGGCATTCTAGCAAGGATCTGGATGGCCTAA
- a CDS encoding class I SAM-dependent DNA methyltransferase — MDVAKMYDEVSERYQKLIEDSQYVGPRWIDGKLKTLNLQQASALDLACATGSIGEVIKTHYPDVTLHGLDISSKMVDKARETNLYQSVNVHNLDQPFSPIFNQTFDIITALGFTEFLTNPQSLLQCVTNKLNADGRCFISFQCHDPERKDLPRNTYSGTVVHTAYTESEVREFSHNAGLEVVSLENLVGYTSGAGYVCRYLLLELRKPS, encoded by the coding sequence ATGGACGTTGCTAAAATGTATGATGAAGTATCTGAGCGCTATCAGAAATTAATCGAAGACAGCCAATACGTTGGTCCGCGCTGGATAGATGGGAAGTTAAAAACGCTCAATCTCCAACAAGCTTCTGCTCTTGATTTGGCTTGTGCCACAGGCAGTATTGGGGAAGTCATCAAAACGCATTACCCGGACGTTACTCTACACGGCTTGGATATCTCATCCAAAATGGTCGATAAAGCGCGCGAGACAAACCTCTATCAAAGTGTCAACGTTCATAATCTCGACCAACCTTTCTCTCCTATTTTCAATCAAACCTTCGACATCATCACCGCTCTCGGATTCACGGAATTCCTTACCAATCCCCAATCGCTACTTCAATGCGTTACAAACAAGCTCAATGCTGACGGACGCTGTTTTATCAGTTTCCAATGTCACGACCCAGAAAGAAAAGACCTACCAAGAAACACCTACAGCGGCACGGTTGTGCATACGGCTTACACCGAGAGTGAAGTCCGCGAATTCAGCCACAACGCAGGGCTAGAAGTGGTGTCTTTAGAAAACCTCGTCGGCTACACATCAGGTGCAGGTTATGTATGTCGTTACCTGCTCTTAGAGCTAAGAAAGCCAAGTTAA
- a CDS encoding efflux RND transporter periplasmic adaptor subunit, translated as MAKTWLVAAVSVALLGGGAYFYLQSSAQPEAFPTLAVEKGTIEKQAVAVGNIVPAHSVSIKSQIDGIVGEMFVQVGEKVKQGQPLIKVRPNPTPQALTDASTDLMRSEADLESAKQKLANLESLVKQDIIPKNYDEYVSARSTVKSAQANVLQKRQNLELIRSGEASIGDARLTSTIYAPIDGTVLNRKVEVGEPIISTESSQAATEMMSLADMNSLIFKGSVSEHDAAQLSPGMPVLLTVAPYPDVEISGVLTKVAIQSENLNSPEGNTSAKSFDNGFEVEVGELKIPQEVLLRSGFSSTAQITLKKSENVLTLPERALQFDGDTPNVLIPDSSEQGFHKQEVKLGLSDGINVEVLDGVELDEEIIDNSMMMGAAHG; from the coding sequence ATGGCAAAAACTTGGCTTGTCGCTGCTGTGAGCGTTGCATTACTTGGCGGCGGTGCGTATTTCTATCTGCAATCTTCGGCTCAACCAGAGGCGTTTCCGACATTGGCAGTGGAAAAGGGAACCATCGAGAAACAAGCGGTGGCAGTCGGCAATATTGTCCCTGCACATTCTGTATCTATTAAGTCACAGATCGATGGCATCGTGGGTGAGATGTTCGTTCAGGTCGGTGAAAAGGTCAAGCAAGGCCAACCATTGATTAAGGTTCGTCCGAACCCGACACCTCAAGCGCTTACTGATGCTTCAACAGACTTAATGCGCAGTGAAGCGGACCTCGAATCAGCCAAACAAAAGCTCGCCAACCTAGAAAGCTTGGTGAAGCAAGACATCATTCCAAAGAATTACGATGAATACGTTAGTGCGCGTTCAACCGTGAAATCGGCTCAAGCGAACGTACTGCAAAAACGCCAGAACCTCGAATTAATTCGCAGCGGTGAAGCTTCTATTGGTGACGCTCGTTTAACCTCAACCATTTATGCACCAATTGATGGCACAGTATTAAACCGCAAAGTCGAAGTCGGTGAACCAATCATCTCGACCGAATCTAGCCAAGCCGCGACAGAAATGATGTCTCTGGCGGACATGAACAGTCTGATTTTTAAAGGCAGCGTGAGCGAGCATGATGCCGCGCAGCTTTCTCCGGGTATGCCAGTTCTACTAACCGTGGCGCCGTATCCCGATGTGGAAATCTCCGGCGTGCTGACCAAAGTGGCGATTCAATCAGAAAACCTAAACTCGCCTGAAGGCAATACGTCTGCAAAAAGCTTCGATAACGGGTTTGAGGTCGAAGTGGGTGAGCTGAAGATCCCGCAAGAAGTGTTGCTGCGTTCGGGCTTCTCATCAACGGCACAAATCACACTGAAGAAATCTGAGAACGTATTAACCTTACCAGAACGAGCGCTGCAATTTGATGGCGACACGCCAAACGTATTGATCCCTGATAGTTCAGAGCAAGGCTTCCACAAACAGGAAGTGAAGCTAGGCTTGTCGGACGGCATCAATGTAGAAGTGTTAGATGGTGTTGAGCTAGATGAAGAGATCATCGATAACAGCATGATGATGGGAGCTGCACATGGCTAA
- a CDS encoding TetR/AcrR family transcriptional regulator: protein MDKRQQIIEVATQLFAEHGFEKTPVSTICEKAEISKGLVFHHFKNKNELLREVFVHITQIIEETDKNDEHLSNEEGGIEAMIHSIFDGMTVPEHRKIYQFNFSVMVHPTTRAIVVDLVDERYQGLQASTEEVFRSLGHSNPSVVTKMFIAEIDGIAMNYLLNEDFPIEEIRQEFIKKYC from the coding sequence ATGGACAAACGACAACAGATCATTGAAGTTGCAACGCAATTATTTGCGGAACATGGTTTTGAGAAAACGCCCGTCTCCACCATTTGTGAGAAGGCTGAGATTTCAAAAGGTTTGGTGTTTCATCACTTCAAAAATAAAAACGAGCTGTTGAGAGAAGTTTTTGTTCATATCACTCAGATCATTGAAGAAACTGATAAAAATGATGAGCATTTATCCAACGAAGAAGGTGGCATTGAAGCGATGATCCACTCGATCTTCGATGGCATGACAGTTCCTGAACATCGCAAGATATACCAGTTCAACTTTAGTGTGATGGTTCACCCGACAACCAGAGCGATTGTTGTCGACCTGGTAGACGAACGCTACCAAGGTTTACAGGCATCCACTGAAGAAGTCTTCCGTTCACTGGGGCACTCGAACCCTTCTGTCGTGACAAAAATGTTCATCGCAGAAATCGACGGCATTGCCATGAACTACTTACTCAATGAGGATTTCCCTATCGAAGAAATCAGACAAGAGTTCATCAAAAAGTACTGTTAG
- a CDS encoding GNAT family N-acetyltransferase, producing the protein MQGYRISTAFEDMDLDCIHQFISQGYWAKGVPRETLDKAIRNSFCFGVFTESNQQVAFARLITDKATFAYLADVFVLPEYRGNGISKWLVSEIVSHSELQGLRRVMLATRDAHGLYAQYGFKPIEPVENFMQIWNPGVYQGDD; encoded by the coding sequence ATGCAAGGGTATCGCATCAGTACCGCCTTTGAAGATATGGATCTTGATTGCATCCATCAATTCATCTCGCAAGGCTATTGGGCGAAAGGTGTGCCGAGAGAAACGTTAGATAAAGCAATACGAAACTCCTTTTGTTTCGGCGTGTTCACTGAGTCGAATCAACAAGTCGCGTTTGCTCGCCTTATTACTGACAAAGCCACCTTCGCTTATCTCGCCGATGTTTTCGTGCTCCCTGAGTACCGCGGCAATGGCATTAGCAAGTGGTTGGTTTCTGAAATCGTGTCCCATTCAGAGCTTCAAGGTTTACGTAGAGTAATGCTCGCAACGCGCGACGCACATGGTTTGTACGCACAATATGGCTTTAAGCCTATCGAGCCTGTTGAAAACTTTATGCAAATTTGGAACCCCGGTGTATACCAAGGTGACGATTAA
- a CDS encoding GNAT family N-acetyltransferase encodes MHTPYQIQYEAFAKAGGLYDERHAKLYAEFADNLIADGSFSIVYEGVAHACYTPIVIDAAPHLKCYVLAPLAVLPEYQGKGYATRLMEEAEKQLDADVIFVMGEPFHYGNRYNTPHNVLPPVRTQAPLECWFARELTPGALDGIGESTSSIKGPYAEPLMWGHPDEQVA; translated from the coding sequence ATGCATACACCTTATCAAATTCAATACGAAGCGTTCGCAAAAGCGGGTGGACTATACGACGAGAGACACGCCAAACTCTATGCGGAGTTTGCCGACAATCTTATTGCAGATGGCAGCTTTTCAATCGTCTACGAAGGCGTGGCACATGCGTGCTATACCCCTATCGTGATTGACGCGGCACCACACCTAAAATGCTATGTACTTGCACCACTTGCCGTACTACCTGAATACCAAGGCAAAGGCTACGCGACAAGATTGATGGAAGAAGCAGAGAAGCAGTTAGATGCTGACGTTATCTTTGTGATGGGTGAGCCGTTCCACTACGGAAACCGCTACAACACGCCGCACAATGTGTTGCCACCAGTAAGAACGCAGGCACCTTTGGAATGTTGGTTTGCACGTGAATTAACACCAGGCGCATTAGATGGTATTGGCGAATCAACCTCATCCATCAAAGGCCCTTATGCAGAACCATTGATGTGGGGTCACCCAGACGAACAAGTCGCCTAA
- a CDS encoding GNAT family N-acetyltransferase, translating into MRLEAQDVAIRYLEELDAVPLFENYLGDDQACLYINRQAHQSSKQTLQAIKKWSTQYELDQPNILVFAIEETSSQDPIGCLVLIPEKSTSEIHFGISRNYQGKGYATQACQLGIEYLTRMGVEQIHTAPHIDHQASLRVLEKCGFKKQGVLKEYTVFPALSAFPQDCLNMWFKRAE; encoded by the coding sequence ATGAGATTGGAAGCACAAGATGTAGCAATTAGGTATCTTGAAGAGTTGGACGCCGTTCCTTTGTTTGAAAACTACCTTGGTGATGATCAAGCGTGTTTGTATATCAACCGACAAGCGCATCAAAGCTCAAAACAGACGTTACAAGCCATCAAAAAATGGAGCACTCAATATGAGTTGGATCAACCCAATATCTTGGTATTCGCAATCGAAGAAACATCCTCTCAAGATCCCATTGGCTGCTTAGTCTTAATCCCTGAAAAAAGCACCAGCGAAATTCACTTTGGTATCTCTAGGAATTATCAAGGCAAAGGTTATGCGACTCAGGCATGCCAGCTCGGTATTGAGTATTTGACAAGGATGGGAGTAGAGCAGATTCATACTGCTCCTCATATCGACCATCAAGCCAGTCTTCGCGTGCTCGAAAAATGTGGATTTAAGAAGCAAGGCGTGTTGAAGGAATACACGGTATTTCCTGCGTTGAGTGCGTTTCCGCAGGACTGTTTGAACATGTGGTTTAAAAGGGCTGAATAA
- a CDS encoding class I SAM-dependent methyltransferase → MKTQDLSEFESGMEYDAQYDKHYEYGIALIQSHISAMDARSLLDVCCGTGIVTIPVAKGLDCAVGIDIAEGMLKQAKRKAQRLGNLSFLQQDATKFSLDKRFDMAIMTGNAFQAFLSDEMLADVLHSISNHLEKGGRFLFDTRLPTSENLEIDSEMSLWQTYQLPDKGEVKYMGMSEHYDDENAILYLKKVRHYQDGTTAYSSIDLKYRQLDEIEVFLEQAGFRVIEKFGSWTEEKLTVNSNNLICVAEKF, encoded by the coding sequence TTGAAGACACAAGACCTGAGTGAGTTCGAATCGGGCATGGAATACGATGCGCAGTATGATAAACATTACGAATACGGTATCGCTCTGATACAAAGTCACATTTCCGCGATGGATGCTCGAAGTTTGCTGGATGTGTGCTGTGGCACGGGGATTGTCACAATCCCTGTTGCGAAAGGGCTTGATTGTGCTGTCGGTATTGATATTGCAGAGGGCATGTTAAAACAAGCTAAACGCAAAGCGCAGAGGCTAGGGAACCTTTCTTTTTTGCAGCAGGATGCCACTAAATTCTCTCTCGATAAACGGTTCGACATGGCGATCATGACAGGCAACGCTTTCCAAGCTTTCCTCTCTGATGAGATGTTAGCTGATGTCCTCCACTCGATCTCTAATCACCTTGAGAAAGGTGGTCGTTTCCTCTTTGATACCCGCCTACCAACGTCCGAGAATCTGGAAATTGATTCTGAAATGTCACTGTGGCAAACCTATCAACTGCCAGATAAAGGCGAAGTGAAGTACATGGGTATGAGCGAACACTATGACGATGAGAACGCGATTCTTTACTTGAAGAAAGTACGTCATTACCAAGATGGGACAACGGCCTACTCAAGCATTGATTTGAAGTACCGACAACTAGATGAGATTGAAGTATTTCTTGAACAAGCGGGTTTTCGCGTTATCGAAAAGTTTGGTTCGTGGACAGAAGAGAAGTTAACGGTTAACTCAAACAATCTTATTTGTGTCGCAGAGAAATTTTGA
- a CDS encoding helix-turn-helix domain-containing protein — protein MQLDTSKIRHLRQHKAWTQQQLADICGLSLRTIQRVELHGSASLETGRSLAAAFDTEYTALLVNAKPDSHGSNNPSSFSDSPNLIFISVGMFAFGVLVGALAMILLR, from the coding sequence ATGCAATTAGATACCTCAAAAATTCGCCACCTAAGGCAGCACAAAGCATGGACCCAACAACAACTCGCTGATATCTGTGGCTTAAGTTTACGCACCATACAACGTGTTGAGCTTCACGGAAGTGCTTCTTTGGAGACTGGTCGCTCTCTGGCTGCTGCATTTGATACTGAATACACTGCACTTTTGGTAAATGCTAAACCTGATAGCCACGGGAGTAATAACCCCTCATCTTTTAGCGATTCTCCTAACCTTATATTTATTAGTGTAGGGATGTTTGCGTTTGGTGTCTTGGTCGGTGCACTTGCAATGATTCTATTAAGATAA
- a CDS encoding MBL fold metallo-hydrolase — protein MIVTTLVDNSRLEHRTDLCVERGLSLHIDTEGTKLLFDMGSGRTFFDNAPLLNIDIQEVDLAVISHRHHDHCNGTSHFLEQNGVAKVYLKSCGDKDYCFRAFGFKSDVGIDKALLERTSGRIVLVTETTQVAPNVHVIAKISDKYPQPKGNQYLYTQSKDGRYEKDTFEHELLLVIKEEDGLVIFTGCAHSGVLNMIETAVELFPNDRIKAVVGGFHLVGLPVFNSIGGTKDDIKALGIALSRYPVEKFYTGHCTGMKAYHLLKEVLGDRLEHLPTGRCVEV, from the coding sequence ATGATCGTTACCACTCTCGTTGATAATTCTCGTCTTGAGCACAGAACCGATCTCTGTGTCGAGCGCGGTTTATCGCTGCATATCGACACTGAAGGAACCAAACTGTTGTTCGATATGGGCAGTGGGCGAACGTTTTTCGACAACGCGCCTTTACTAAATATTGATATTCAAGAAGTGGATCTCGCCGTTATTTCTCATCGGCATCATGACCATTGCAACGGCACATCTCATTTTCTAGAGCAAAACGGTGTAGCCAAAGTCTATTTAAAGTCGTGTGGAGACAAGGACTACTGCTTTCGAGCTTTTGGTTTCAAAAGTGATGTGGGCATCGACAAAGCGTTGTTGGAGAGAACAAGTGGCCGTATCGTGCTGGTCACTGAAACGACACAAGTTGCTCCGAATGTTCATGTTATTGCGAAGATCAGCGATAAGTACCCGCAACCAAAAGGTAACCAATATCTCTATACCCAATCAAAAGACGGCCGTTATGAAAAAGACACCTTTGAGCACGAGCTACTTTTGGTGATTAAGGAGGAGGATGGCTTAGTTATCTTTACTGGATGTGCGCACAGCGGAGTATTGAACATGATTGAAACGGCCGTTGAGTTGTTTCCAAACGACAGGATCAAAGCGGTAGTGGGTGGCTTTCATCTTGTGGGCTTACCCGTATTTAATAGCATTGGCGGCACTAAAGATGACATCAAAGCATTGGGGATAGCGCTATCTAGATACCCTGTTGAGAAGTTTTACACGGGCCATTGCACGGGCATGAAGGCGTATCATTTACTGAAAGAAGTGCTTGGTGATCGTCTGGAGCATTTGCCAACGGGTCGTTGTGTTGAGGTTTAA
- a CDS encoding protein-disulfide reductase DsbD family protein: protein MNHMKKTTQAALMLIMTLALSLFSLIAQAQTTDTGWLTNPQHPPVQTRFVLTGQHDPKAKTLTGYLDVKLSGDWKTYWRSPGEGGVAPSIDWEKSQNLTKVDWQWPYPQKYELLGIETLGYKGDTLFPMTLHVEDMTKPVTIDATLTLSSCTTICVLTDYHIQLSFMPSDLQVDEGVMFSYAQAVSSVPQASPFIDVTEANWDANQSKLQIKLTNSQGWQKPEVLVDGVDENTSDYSFKLLGLHQEGNTLTANYKVNTWLGDVELDNQSVFVSIKDSNLLAEEVAPVKTGLITETLPSTSLVSIFLFALLGGLILNIMPCVLPVLGMKLSSIVAAQGVERRQIRTQFIASSLGILTSFWILAGFILVLKLTGSAIGWGVQFQSPWFLGVMVLVTALFGANMLGLFEIRLSSGTNTWLASKGDNSLVGHYVQGMFATLLATPCSAPFLGTAVAFALGADVITLFAVFTALAIGMALPWILVAIFPGIALKLPKPGQWMNVVKIVFGIMMLATSVWLLSLMANHLPIFWVILIGLVAFIVIMARVKHIYGNKALAISGSASLILIAGGLVLGSVTANHWATPLPEDLAWEKLSNEAITEHVKNGRVVFVDVTADWCVTCKANKIGVIWQDPVYSLLQSPNVATLKGDWTHPNSSVTDFLRAHGRFGVPFNIVYGPAAPEGIPLPVILTDDVVVKAIEQASGGAIK, encoded by the coding sequence ATGAACCACATGAAAAAAACGACTCAAGCCGCGTTGATGCTTATCATGACGCTGGCACTGAGCTTATTCTCGCTAATTGCCCAAGCACAAACGACAGACACGGGATGGCTGACCAACCCGCAGCATCCACCTGTGCAAACGCGCTTTGTCCTTACTGGCCAACACGATCCTAAAGCAAAAACGCTGACGGGATATCTCGATGTCAAATTGAGCGGCGACTGGAAAACCTACTGGCGTTCGCCGGGCGAGGGCGGTGTTGCGCCATCCATTGATTGGGAAAAATCACAAAACCTAACTAAGGTGGATTGGCAGTGGCCATATCCGCAGAAATATGAACTGCTTGGTATTGAAACGCTGGGTTACAAAGGCGACACGCTTTTCCCGATGACCTTGCACGTTGAAGATATGACTAAACCTGTGACGATTGATGCGACATTGACGCTTTCTTCGTGCACAACGATTTGTGTCCTGACGGATTACCATATTCAATTGTCCTTCATGCCTTCTGACTTACAAGTCGATGAAGGTGTGATGTTCAGCTATGCGCAAGCGGTGAGCAGTGTGCCTCAAGCTTCGCCATTTATTGATGTGACAGAAGCAAACTGGGATGCAAACCAATCTAAACTACAAATCAAACTGACCAATTCACAAGGTTGGCAAAAACCAGAGGTGCTGGTTGATGGTGTCGATGAAAACACCAGCGATTACAGTTTCAAACTGCTTGGGCTGCACCAAGAAGGCAATACCCTGACAGCAAACTACAAAGTAAACACGTGGCTGGGTGATGTGGAACTGGATAACCAATCGGTTTTTGTTTCAATTAAAGACAGCAACTTGCTAGCAGAAGAAGTGGCACCTGTTAAAACAGGATTGATCACAGAGACGTTGCCAAGTACATCACTGGTGAGCATCTTCCTATTTGCGTTGCTCGGTGGCTTGATTCTCAACATCATGCCTTGTGTGTTACCGGTTCTGGGCATGAAGCTAAGTAGTATTGTTGCTGCGCAGGGTGTAGAACGCCGCCAAATTCGCACGCAATTCATCGCGTCTTCATTAGGTATTTTGACTTCGTTCTGGATCTTAGCTGGCTTTATCTTGGTGCTTAAGCTTACAGGCAGCGCCATTGGCTGGGGGGTACAGTTCCAAAGCCCTTGGTTCCTTGGTGTGATGGTTTTAGTTACTGCGCTGTTCGGTGCCAATATGTTGGGCTTGTTTGAGATTCGTCTTTCTTCAGGTACCAATACTTGGTTGGCGTCAAAAGGTGATAACTCGTTAGTGGGGCATTACGTTCAAGGCATGTTTGCGACACTACTAGCAACGCCTTGTTCTGCACCTTTCCTTGGCACAGCGGTGGCTTTCGCATTAGGTGCTGATGTCATCACGTTATTCGCAGTCTTTACCGCACTTGCGATTGGTATGGCGCTGCCATGGATTTTAGTGGCGATCTTCCCAGGTATTGCCTTAAAACTGCCAAAACCGGGTCAGTGGATGAATGTCGTAAAAATCGTCTTTGGCATCATGATGCTGGCAACTAGCGTTTGGTTGTTGTCATTGATGGCAAACCACTTACCAATCTTCTGGGTTATCTTGATTGGCTTGGTAGCGTTTATCGTGATCATGGCACGTGTGAAGCATATTTATGGCAACAAAGCGTTAGCTATCTCAGGAAGCGCCTCTTTGATTCTGATCGCTGGTGGTTTGGTGTTAGGCAGTGTGACTGCAAATCATTGGGCTACGCCATTGCCAGAAGATTTGGCTTGGGAAAAACTCTCTAACGAAGCCATCACTGAGCACGTGAAAAATGGTCGTGTGGTATTTGTCGATGTGACGGCAGATTGGTGTGTGACCTGTAAAGCCAACAAGATTGGTGTGATCTGGCAAGATCCGGTTTACTCACTATTGCAAAGCCCTAACGTGGCGACGTTAAAAGGCGATTGGACGCATCCGAACAGCTCGGTAACGGACTTCCTACGTGCTCATGGTCGCTTTGGCGTGCCATTCAATATTGTCTATGGACCAGCAGCGCCAGAGGGTATTCCTTTGCCTGTGATTCTGACTGACGATGTAGTGGTGAAAGCAATCGAACAAGCAAGTGGAGGCGCAATTAAGTGA
- a CDS encoding TolC family protein — protein sequence MAKLHLSKIGVAILAATLSLPSYAISIEQAWQQAKQSDPNYEKAKIGVQLGEVGVDASRSSLLPGLSATASANWSESADNTNSYGASLSQTIWDSSLWSDLDQANANYIKAQLELAQSHNELAQRLLSSYLDVASAQGDLQLAQSKLEEGNKLLKIIEKRYLAGKVKSVDVEEIRATQVADRAGILNARSDLEVKRAELAALINQIPQNVDQIRTDSLVQPPLLVDSQEQWLKLAKDSSPELLVAAQNVKASEFAKDSAQGGYYPTLKGNVGYNDDDRRKDGEFNAGITLSVPIDLNGATRARVDEASLNTLSAKQDLRRVEIDIQKRVIQQFTQVDINWNQVLMADELVTSREKVLRSKEKLYDAGLLEVSEVISAHNSLFEAKNSLQTNLYNYWRQRIGLLQTAGKLDDDTMALISRAFNS from the coding sequence ATGGCTAAGCTGCACTTATCTAAAATTGGTGTTGCGATATTAGCGGCAACACTCAGCTTACCAAGCTATGCGATTTCGATTGAACAAGCGTGGCAACAGGCAAAGCAAAGTGACCCAAATTACGAGAAAGCCAAAATTGGTGTTCAACTTGGTGAAGTGGGTGTCGATGCAAGCCGTAGTTCACTCTTACCCGGTTTGAGTGCGACAGCATCGGCGAATTGGAGCGAATCTGCCGACAATACCAATAGTTATGGCGCATCGCTTTCTCAAACCATTTGGGACAGCAGCTTGTGGTCGGATCTAGACCAAGCGAATGCCAATTACATCAAAGCGCAGCTTGAACTGGCTCAATCACATAATGAATTAGCACAAAGATTGCTTTCATCGTATTTGGATGTCGCAAGTGCACAAGGCGACCTTCAACTGGCGCAATCCAAGTTGGAAGAAGGCAATAAACTGCTGAAGATCATCGAGAAGCGTTACCTCGCGGGTAAAGTGAAATCGGTGGATGTTGAAGAGATTCGAGCAACACAAGTCGCGGACAGAGCCGGTATCTTGAATGCGCGTTCTGATTTAGAAGTGAAGCGAGCGGAACTGGCTGCGTTGATCAATCAAATCCCGCAAAACGTCGATCAAATTCGTACTGATTCGCTTGTTCAACCGCCCTTGCTGGTGGACTCTCAAGAGCAATGGTTAAAGCTTGCTAAAGACAGCAGCCCAGAGTTGCTGGTGGCAGCCCAGAACGTCAAAGCCAGTGAGTTTGCCAAAGATTCTGCACAAGGTGGGTATTACCCAACGTTAAAAGGGAACGTTGGCTACAACGATGATGACCGACGTAAAGACGGCGAGTTCAATGCAGGCATTACACTCAGTGTGCCCATTGATTTGAACGGCGCAACGCGAGCAAGAGTCGATGAGGCGTCACTCAATACCCTAAGTGCAAAGCAAGATCTACGTCGAGTGGAAATCGATATTCAAAAGCGCGTGATCCAGCAGTTTACTCAAGTCGACATCAATTGGAACCAAGTTTTGATGGCAGACGAATTGGTTACTTCTCGTGAGAAAGTGCTGCGCAGCAAAGAGAAGCTTTATGATGCGGGTTTGCTCGAAGTATCAGAAGTGATTAGTGCACACAACAGCTTGTTTGAGGCGAAAAACAGCCTACAAACCAACTTGTACAACTATTGGCGTCAGCGTATCGGCTTGTTGCAAACCGCAGGTAAGTTAGATGACGACACCATGGCGCTGATCTCCCGAGCGTTTAATTCATGA